GACATTGCTCTTCGCAATCACCGAAGCATTTCGGGTCGCGTTCGAAAGCAGCGCCATTTCACCGACCACATCGCCGGGGTTGCGCACGTCTATTTTGATCAACGATTTACCGGTCTGTTTTTGAATCTCCAATTCCCCGCCCAGAACGACGAAAGCCGCATCGCCCATATCTCCCTGCCGGATCAAACACTCACCAGCACGCAGGGAAAGAGGCTCCGCCATGTCCACGAGTCGCTGCAACTCATCGTCGGAGAGTCCCTGAAAGAGGGGGGATTTGCGAAGGTCGTTTAAGTTCATATATCTCAAAAATAAACCGGTGGTCGGGTGGGGAGAAGCCCGTAACGAGACCACCATGTTTCCATATAATCTCTTGATTGATCTCAACGCGCTGGTTTCGATACGTGGCGCTTGCAGCGCGACTACTCAACCAGCGGAATTTATTTACAATCCCTTCAAATATTCCTTGATCAACGCATAGGCGATCGCGCCTTCGCCGACCGCCGAAGCGACCCGATGGTTTGTTCCATAGCGCACATCGCCTGCGGCAAAAATCCCCGGTGTGGATGTCTCCAACAGAAACGGATCCCGGTCGAGGGTCCAGCCGCGAGGCGGGGATTTTTCTTCCATCACATCGGGTCCCGTGAGGATATATCCCTTGTCGCTGCACTTCACCAATCCCGAAACGACCTGGCTTTGCGGACGCACGCCGATGAAAACGAACAAAGCCGCGGCATCGAAAGACTTCGTTTCGTTCCTCTTGGTATTCGTGACGACGATCCCTTCGAGCGTGTTCGTACCCTTCACCTCGATCAAATCCGTATCCGTCAGCATCTCTATCTTCTTGTTTTCTTTCAGCGCATCGACAAGATATTTCGACGCAGTGGGGGCGTGTCCGCGGATCAGCACCGTGACCCTGCTCGCAAAACGGCTGAGATAGATCGCGCCCTGCGCCGCCGAGTTCGCGCCGCCCACGACAAAGACATTTTTATCCATGTAGTTCATCGCTTCGGTGTACGCCGCGCCGTAATAGATTCCCGCACCGGTAAGATTCTCCGCGCCGGGCATCTTCAAAGTGTGGAACGACGCGCCTGTTGCGATCAATACCGCATGAGACGAAATCTCCGTCCCATCCTTTAACTTGACGATCCGATACGCCTCTTTGACTCCGACCTGAACTGCCTCCTGCGCCGATAAAATTTCCACGCCGAATCGTTTTGCCTGCGAGACCGCGCGGCGCGTGAGATCATCGCCCGAGATGCCAGCCGGAAAGCCGAGATAATTTTCGATCTTCGGGCTCGAGCCCGCCTGCCCGCCCGGCGCGGCTTTTTCGATGACGAGACATTTCAAGCCTTCGGAGCCTGCATACACAGCCGCTGCCAGCCCGGCGGGACCGCTCCCGATCACGATCACATCATAAAACGGAAGTTCCGCCTGCGTTTGCAATCCGACTTTATCCGCCAGCGATTTCAAGTCCGGCTGGATGAGAGTTGTCCCACCGGGAAAGAAGATGACGGGAAGTTTTGTTTCACCGGTCGCGCTTTCGACCAGGCTTCGCGCGTTTGAATCCTTTTCGATATCGAGCCATTGATAGGGAATCTGATGCCGCGTGAGGAAATCCTTCACCTCATGGCTTGCAAGCGACCATAACGTCCCGGCGACTCGGATGCCTTCATACGGCAGTCGAACATGAATCCTCCAATCCTCCAATAACTCGTCGAGAACCGGATACAGTTTTTCCTCGGGAGGATGCCAGGGTTTCATCAAATAATAATCAAGCCCCACTTCGTTGATCGAATCAATTGCTGCTTTTGTATCTGCATATGCAGTGAGCAAGACCCGTTTGGCATGCGGGAAGGTCTTCATCGCCTCAGCCAAAAATTCCGTGCCGCTCATTTCCGGCATGCGCTGGTCGACCAAAAACAGCGCGACGGTTTCGCCGCGCTGTTCGAGTTTAATCAAATATTCCAATGCAGCTTTGCCGGAGTTGACGGGGAGAATGCGATAGTCCTGTCCATACTTCAAGCGCAAGTCGCGTTCAACAGAGTTGAGAACTGATGGATCGTCATCAACGGTCAGGATCGCTGGCTTTGCCATCTTTGCATTCTATCATCAAAGAAAACATCCGAAGCCATGCCCGGGATGTCTGGCTTACTTCACGGCTCGGACCACATTCCGTCCCGCCGCGCCGCTGACCCCGCCTCCGCCGTGGACTCCGCTGCCACATAAATACAAATTATCAATCGGTGTCTTGTGGTTCGACCAGCCCGGTATCGGACGCATGAACAGGAACTGGTCGAGCATGAGTTGACCGTGGTTGAGGTCGCCTTCGGTGAGACCGTAGGTGTCCTCTAGGTCTTGAGGAGTGATGGTCTTTGAATTTACGATTGACGATTTCAGATTTACGAAATGTTCTGAAAGTATGTCAATCGCTAACTTCTCAACTTTCGAACCTTCAACCTGCCAACTGCTCTTTTTCAAAGCATACGGCGCAAACTGGAAATGGATAGAAACAGTATTGCCCGACGTAGTAACTTCCAAATAGGGTTTCTCGGAAATTTCGCCGTACTTCGCCGCGTCGTAGGCTTTTTCGAGATATTTGATGGATGGGGCGAGGACGACTGTCCCTGCGGGGATGCCATGATTGCCGTTGGTCTGTAAGTGGATTTTCGCCACCGATCCGCGCATTTTGATGGACTGGGTATGCCAGACGAATTCGGGCGGCAACTCGCGCGGACCGACGAGTTTGAGCAGGGTATGTTTCGGGTCTGCGGCGGAGAGAATGACATTCGCGGAAATCTCTTCACCGTTGGCAAGAACAACGCCCTTCGCCACTTGGTTTTCCACTCGGATACTCGTTACTTCTGCCTCAGTTCTAATTTCACCGCCAAAGGCTTTGACAGCATTCGCTAAAGCCGTTGTGATCTCGCCTGCTTTGCCAACATTCTTGTGAGCCAGCCCGCCGCGATTCATCCAATTGTGGATGAGGGTGTAGCCGGTGCCTGCGCCCATTGGACTAAGCGTCGAGCCGTGAATGGCAACGGCGCAAATCGCGACTTTGACAACTTCGGACTCGAAGTATTCCTCCACGAGTTCTTGCGCGGTCATCGGCAGGGCGCGGATGAAGTTGAGCATGTCTTTGCGACCGGCGAGTTTTAATTCAAGTGCCCATTCGAGCAAGCCATAGCCTTCTTTGAAGCCAAAGTTCATCGGCAGGCGCGGCATGATGGTGGAGTAGGTCACGTCCATGATCTGCGCGGCTTTGTTCATGAAGCGCACAAATTCAGGGAAGCTCGCCGCGTCTTTTTCGGAGATGCGTTTGATGGACTCGGCGTCGAGCGTGAGGGGGGAACCATCCGCTAACAGGGTGATGAAAGGCTGGGGAGCAGAATCAGGCTGAAGTCCGTGAGAGGCGAGTTTCAGGTCTTTGATAATGTCTGGGCGGAGAGTCCCGCCGGTGTGGAGAGAGTCCACAGAAAAATTATCTCCAAAAGATTCTGTGACTACCGAACCGCCGACGATGGAACGGCGTTCGAGAACCAAAACTTTTTTGCCTTGCTTGGCGAGATAGGCGGCAGCGACAAGTCCGTTGTGCCCCGCGCCGATGATGATGTTGTCGTAGTGGCTCATAGCATACCGTCCTTGAGAATTTCTTTTGCCGCCAACATGCCGGGCGCGCCCATCACGCCGCCGCCGGGGTGTGCGCCGCTCGCGCCGAAGTAGTAGCCTTTGAGCGGGGTGCGGAAGTCTGCCCATTGCGGGGTGGGACGCAGGAAGAAAATTTGGTGCAGCAGCAGTTCGCCGTGGAAGATGTTGCCGCCGGTGATGCCCGCGATGCGTTCGATGTCTTTCGGCGAGATGACCTGCATACCCACGATGCACTCGCGGATGTTCGGCGCGTATTGCTCGATGGTGGCGATGACCGCTTCGCCGAGTTCGTCACGGCGTTGGTCTGTCCAGCCGCCTTCGAGGTCGTAGGGCGCGTACTGCACGAAGCAAGACATCACGTGATGTCCGGGAGGCGCCATGTCGGGGTCGATCATCGAGGGGAAGATCATGTCGAGATAGGGACGTTTCGAGATCTGCCCGTACTTCGCATCGTCATAAGCGCGTTCGATGTAATCAATGCTCGGGCTGATCGAAACCGCGCCGCGATGCAGAACCGAGTTCGCGCCGCCGTGCCCCGCACCTGTTGCGGGGTTGCCATATGGCAGCGCGGTGAAGTTCGGCAGTTTGCTCAAAGCAATATTGACCTTGCCCGACGAACCGCGTGTGCGGAAGTTTTGAATCGAGGTGACAAAATCATCGGGCAGATGTTTCTGCTCGACAAATTGCAGGAAGGTGCGCTTCGGGTCGGCGGCGGACATCACGACTTTGGAATCGAGTTCATCGCCATTTTCGAGGATGACACCTACAGCGCGTCCACCCTTGACCTTGACCTGCTGCACGCTTGAGTTGACTCTGACCTCCACCCCAAGCGCTTGCGACGCGTTATAGATCGAGCCACTGACTCCGCCGGAACCGTTCTTGGCAAAACCCCAGGCGCGGAAGGCGCCGTCAATTTCGCCCATGTAGTGATGGAGCAAGACATACGCCGTGCCGGGAGAGCGCGGTCCGAGATAGGTGCCGATGATGCCGCTGGCGGCTTTGGTGCCTTTGAGCGCGTCGGTCTCGAACCATTCTTCGAGCAAGTCCGCGGAAGATTGCGTGGCGAGTTTGGCGATGGTGTAGAGTTCTTTTTCGGAGAGTCCCGCTGCGTATTGACCGACTTTGAGCAAGCCAACCAAGTCACGAGGACTCAGGGATGAGGGATCGGGGGGGATGAGGTTGATGATCGGCTTGATGGCTTTTGCGGCGCGCGCCATGACGCGGGCGTACTCGTCGTAGGCTTCGGCGTCTTTGGGCGAGTGACGATACAACTCGCGGCGGGTCAGGTCGTGGTCATCCCAGGAGGCGAGGTAGTCGCCATTTTCTATGGGAGTGAAGGTGGAAGGCAGCGGCAGGATTTTTAATCCGTGCTTGGGCAGTTCCAGATCGCGGATGATCTCCGGGCGCAGCAAACTCACCACATAGGAAAATTCAGTGAACTTGTAGCCGGGGAAAATTTCCTCGGTCACTGCCGCGCCGCCGACGATGGGTCGGCGTTCGAGCACGACCACTTTTTTGCCTGCGCGGGCAAGGTACGCGCCAGCCACAAGTCCGTTGTGACCGCCGCCGATGATGATTGCGTCATAATTGTTTGATGTCATAAGTTCTTCTTTTCTGTTTGAAGGTTGCAGGTTTGAAGGTTTACAGGTTTTAACTTTTCAACTTTCAAACCTGTAACTTGCTAACGTTTTTTCCACTCCGGCTCGTAGAACGGCAGTTTGACCACTTTTGCAGGTGCTTGGCGGCGGTGATGTTCCACTGTGATTTCCATGGTTACATCGGTGCCGATTTCGTAATATGGTTTCTGCAAATGCGCGAGGGCGATATAGGTCTTGAGCAATGGCGACCATGTGGACGTGGAGGCATACCCCACCTGCACACCGCCCACCATCACAGGCAGACTGGCGCGGACTGCCGAGCCAGGGATTTGCGGCGGCAAGCCGACCTTGCTGAATAATTTTTCCATGCCGACCCAATCCACTGCCAAGCCGACCATCTTCCAGGCTGAGCCTTCGCGCTTTTCTTTTTCCAACGCGCGGCGACCGACGAAGTAACCGGGTTTATCGAGGGCAACTGTCCAATCGAGCCCCAACTCGAAGGGAGAGGATTTCTGCGATTCGATCCATGCATGAGAAGCGGAGGTGTAATCGACATCAAGCATGAAGAGACCCGCTTCCACGCGTGCCATGTCCATGGCGAGGATGCCAACGGGGGTAATGCCGTAATCAGAACCGGACTCCATGAGGGTGTCCCATACTTTGAGCGCATCTTTGGCGTCCATCCAAATCTCGTAGCCGAGGTCGCCGGTGTAACCGGTGCGCGAGATGGTCACTTCCACGCCTTTGATTTTGTTGGTCATCAAACGGAAGTACTTCAACTCGTCCACTGGTTTCTCAACCACCTTGTTCAGCACCTTGCGGGTATTTGGTCCCTGAAAACTGAGCGCCGCCACGTCATCGGTTACTTCGGTGATGGACACATCCATGCCAACCGCATTCATCATCAGCCAGCGCAGATTCGGTTCCGCAGCAGTCAGGCGAAAGGTCTGCTCTTCGAGGCGTGAGATCGTGCCATCGTCGATCATCTTGCCTTCTTCATCGCACCAGCCGGTGTAGGCGACTTGTCCCACTTTCATCTTGTGGACATCGCGGGTGGTGACACGGTGAAGGAGAGCCGCCGCATCCTTGCCTTTGATGATGTACTTGATCAGCGGCGAGACATCAATGAGCGCCGCCGAGTTGCGGATCGCCCAATACTCGCGGTCGAGCACATGCTCGTACGAGCCGACGACAAAATAGCCCGCCCACTTGCGCCAATTCTGCGGCTGGCACAACGCGGACGTCCGTTCGTGGAAGGGGGTGTTTTTGAGGTTGAGATTTAGCATGGGGGAATGATTCCTTGAATTGGCGCGGATTGTAAATTATATATAATTTGCTGACAATCAGGAATTTTTAGGATTAAAGACAAAGCAGGTCAGATATTCTCTGACCTGCTTTGTGCATTTTTTAATTTGTTATCCCCAACCATTCTTTTCAGGGATGGGGATCGGCTGTTGGTTCTTCCAGCCATTCTTGAGAAGATATTGTTCAAAGGTCAATAAACCCGGGTGAAGTTTGCGAAGCGCGGCAATATCCGCATCGTAGCCTTTGCCGTTGAAGAATTCATAGGCGGCTTTCATTTCTTCCTCCGAGGCGTTGCCCCATCCACCGGTTGGCGCGGTCAGCGTTACAGGACGTCCGATCATCTTGGTGAACATCTCGGCAAGTTGCGGCTCGGTCAGTTCATCACCCGCCAGTTCAAGGGTCTTGCTGAGATATTCTTTGGGGTTCGCGAATGCCAGGGCGGCAAACACGCCGATATCTTCAACCGCAATGATCTGGGTGGCTTTGTCGGGACGGGTACCATTGCCCGAGAACGTGCCGCTCAAAATGTACGCGCGGCTCCAGTTATGGTTGTCCATGAATGCCACAGGGCGCAAAATGGTGTAAGGCACGCCAAGGGTGTGGATGTATTGTTCGATGATCCACTTGCTCTCGAAATGTTTCTGTCCCATGCCGCGGTGCGCCGACCCGACCGAAGAGTACACCAAGTGCTTCACGCCTGCGGCTTTGGCGGCATCGGCAACGGCTTTGCCTTGCTTGATCTCGCCTTCGAAGCCGACGTTCGGCAGCCAGAAGTTCTGCACGCTGAAGACGCCGTAGACGCCATTGAAGGCGGCATCGAGGTTGGCTCGGTTTTCCATATCGCCTGCGACGAGTTCTGCGCCGAGCGATTTCAATTCATGTGCCGCAGGCTTGTTGATATCACGCGTCAATGCACGGACCTGCCAGCCTTCTGCCAAAAGTTTTCTTGCTACAGCGCCGCCTTGTTGCCCGGTGGCGCCTGTTACCGCGATAAGTTTGTTGCTCATTTTATACCTCTATAGTTTTTGGTTTTTGTTTTTGTGCGATCTCAACACTTTCACGAAATAATGCTATTGCCTTTTCCACATCGTCTTCCTGTTGGAGGTAGAAACTGATCCAACCTGTCTCCGGCAAAAGGTGATGCGGCTGCGCACGTCCTGCGGCGACGAGCACATCGCGCACTTTCTTCGGAAAGGGAATATCCACCATGTGGTCGCCGTGAATATGCCCGATTTCACGTTTGCCGATCACATACTCAACGCCGCCGAAACGATGCGGTTGCACTGTCACACCTGCCCAGGATGTGACCGCCTTTGTGATCCGTTCCTGTGCGCCTTTGATGCTCATTCAGACGCCCTTCCTTTACCTAACTTCTTGCACAGTTCACCCAATGTCTCCAGTTCCTTCACCGTCAGGATGCTGAACTCGTCCACCAATACCGCCACATGACCGGGAAGCACCGCCTCGATCTTACTCGTGCCTGCCTCTGTCAAATGAACATGGATCACCCTGCGGTCTTTTTCATCGCGTTCCCTGCGGACCAAGCCATCGCGTTCGAGATTATCGATGACGGTGGTCATATTGCTGCCGCTTTTCAATACCTTGCTGCTGATCTCGCCCTGGGTCATATGCCCCAGGTGATACAGCGACTCCAAGACTGCGAACTGCGAATAGGTCAGGTCCCCGATCGAATTACGTTCTGCCAACCGCGCCAGCAGGGAATTGGTACAACGGGTCAGTTTTATGAACGTGTCGAGGGTGCGCATTTCTGCGCGGGTTCCAGAATAATGGGTGGGCATATCGAAACTCCTTTGACGTCAATTATTTCGATGTCGAAATAATAGTATATTTTACGACCAGGGTCAATCTAGCCATTTGGGTAGGTTAGGATTGGGAATTCAAACGGATCGCCGCGATCTCATTCCACACCAAAATCGCCAGCAGGAAGAGGTAGAACGCGGCGCCTTTGATGAAGAAGGCGGGTCCTGCTAAAGCGAGTGTCCCCCATGTATAAAGAGATAAGTTCTTCCAACGCTCATCGGCGCGGAAGGCGAAGCCGAGGACGATCATGGCGGGAAAGAGACTTAGACCAAGCAAGACAAATGAGAGGTCATGCAAACGTCCATGCCAGGTGGCGGGATAGTCTCGAATCGTCGGGTCGGTGGTGAAGGCTAAGGCGGCGAGGAATAGACCAGCGAACGCCATCAGCGTTGCACCAAGTTTGGAAGCAATGCCAGGCTTGAGGTCCAGAAAGAGGCGGCGGGCGAAGAGAGTCATGATAAATCCCGTGGCGATAAAGGTCAGGGTCATGATCCATCCGAAGCGACCGAGCGCCAGCCCGCTGGGCCAGTCGAATGTGGGATCGTTTATGGGATGCCAGCCGAGGCTGAGGAGGAATTCGTAATTGACGAGGGTGAGAATGGTGAGGACGCTTGCGAACAGAATCGGACCAAGAAGGATGACCCGCTTCATGATTTTTCTTGAAGGGTCTTCGTTGTCAATAACCCCAACATTTTGCGCGTGGATGCGGCGACTTCTTCGATGGCTTTGTTGAACGCCTCTTCATTTACTTTGGACGGTTTGCGATACCCGCTGACTTTTCTCACATATTGCAAAGCGGCTTCGTAGATCTCCTGCTCGGTGACGGGGTGATCCATATTTCTAAGGGGTTTGATACTTCGGCACATTTCTTTCCTCTTTTCACACAGATGAACACAGATAAATTGGTGGGGTGAATCTGCGTTTATCCGCGTTTATCTGT
This portion of the Anaerolineales bacterium genome encodes:
- a CDS encoding FAD-dependent oxidoreductase, which encodes MAKPAILTVDDDPSVLNSVERDLRLKYGQDYRILPVNSGKAALEYLIKLEQRGETVALFLVDQRMPEMSGTEFLAEAMKTFPHAKRVLLTAYADTKAAIDSINEVGLDYYLMKPWHPPEEKLYPVLDELLEDWRIHVRLPYEGIRVAGTLWSLASHEVKDFLTRHQIPYQWLDIEKDSNARSLVESATGETKLPVIFFPGGTTLIQPDLKSLADKVGLQTQAELPFYDVIVIGSGPAGLAAAVYAGSEGLKCLVIEKAAPGGQAGSSPKIENYLGFPAGISGDDLTRRAVSQAKRFGVEILSAQEAVQVGVKEAYRIVKLKDGTEISSHAVLIATGASFHTLKMPGAENLTGAGIYYGAAYTEAMNYMDKNVFVVGGANSAAQGAIYLSRFASRVTVLIRGHAPTASKYLVDALKENKKIEMLTDTDLIEVKGTNTLEGIVVTNTKRNETKSFDAAALFVFIGVRPQSQVVSGLVKCSDKGYILTGPDVMEEKSPPRGWTLDRDPFLLETSTPGIFAAGDVRYGTNHRVASAVGEGAIAYALIKEYLKGL
- a CDS encoding NAD(P)/FAD-dependent oxidoreductase, with product MSHYDNIIIGAGHNGLVAAAYLAKQGKKVLVLERRSIVGGSVVTESFGDNFSVDSLHTGGTLRPDIIKDLKLASHGLQPDSAPQPFITLLADGSPLTLDAESIKRISEKDAASFPEFVRFMNKAAQIMDVTYSTIMPRLPMNFGFKEGYGLLEWALELKLAGRKDMLNFIRALPMTAQELVEEYFESEVVKVAICAVAIHGSTLSPMGAGTGYTLIHNWMNRGGLAHKNVGKAGEITTALANAVKAFGGEIRTEAEVTSIRVENQVAKGVVLANGEEISANVILSAADPKHTLLKLVGPRELPPEFVWHTQSIKMRGSVAKIHLQTNGNHGIPAGTVVLAPSIKYLEKAYDAAKYGEISEKPYLEVTTSGNTVSIHFQFAPYALKKSSWQVEGSKVEKLAIDILSEHFVNLKSSIVNSKTITPQDLEDTYGLTEGDLNHGQLMLDQFLFMRPIPGWSNHKTPIDNLYLCGSGVHGGGGVSGAAGRNVVRAVK
- a CDS encoding NAD(P)/FAD-dependent oxidoreductase; translation: MTSNNYDAIIIGGGHNGLVAGAYLARAGKKVVVLERRPIVGGAAVTEEIFPGYKFTEFSYVVSLLRPEIIRDLELPKHGLKILPLPSTFTPIENGDYLASWDDHDLTRRELYRHSPKDAEAYDEYARVMARAAKAIKPIINLIPPDPSSLSPRDLVGLLKVGQYAAGLSEKELYTIAKLATQSSADLLEEWFETDALKGTKAASGIIGTYLGPRSPGTAYVLLHHYMGEIDGAFRAWGFAKNGSGGVSGSIYNASQALGVEVRVNSSVQQVKVKGGRAVGVILENGDELDSKVVMSAADPKRTFLQFVEQKHLPDDFVTSIQNFRTRGSSGKVNIALSKLPNFTALPYGNPATGAGHGGANSVLHRGAVSISPSIDYIERAYDDAKYGQISKRPYLDMIFPSMIDPDMAPPGHHVMSCFVQYAPYDLEGGWTDQRRDELGEAVIATIEQYAPNIRECIVGMQVISPKDIERIAGITGGNIFHGELLLHQIFFLRPTPQWADFRTPLKGYYFGASGAHPGGGVMGAPGMLAAKEILKDGML
- a CDS encoding aminomethyl transferase family protein, which gives rise to MLNLNLKNTPFHERTSALCQPQNWRKWAGYFVVGSYEHVLDREYWAIRNSAALIDVSPLIKYIIKGKDAAALLHRVTTRDVHKMKVGQVAYTGWCDEEGKMIDDGTISRLEEQTFRLTAAEPNLRWLMMNAVGMDVSITEVTDDVAALSFQGPNTRKVLNKVVEKPVDELKYFRLMTNKIKGVEVTISRTGYTGDLGYEIWMDAKDALKVWDTLMESGSDYGITPVGILAMDMARVEAGLFMLDVDYTSASHAWIESQKSSPFELGLDWTVALDKPGYFVGRRALEKEKREGSAWKMVGLAVDWVGMEKLFSKVGLPPQIPGSAVRASLPVMVGGVQVGYASTSTWSPLLKTYIALAHLQKPYYEIGTDVTMEITVEHHRRQAPAKVVKLPFYEPEWKKR
- a CDS encoding NmrA/HSCARG family protein is translated as MSNKLIAVTGATGQQGGAVARKLLAEGWQVRALTRDINKPAAHELKSLGAELVAGDMENRANLDAAFNGVYGVFSVQNFWLPNVGFEGEIKQGKAVADAAKAAGVKHLVYSSVGSAHRGMGQKHFESKWIIEQYIHTLGVPYTILRPVAFMDNHNWSRAYILSGTFSGNGTRPDKATQIIAVEDIGVFAALAFANPKEYLSKTLELAGDELTEPQLAEMFTKMIGRPVTLTAPTGGWGNASEEEMKAAYEFFNGKGYDADIAALRKLHPGLLTFEQYLLKNGWKNQQPIPIPEKNGWG
- a CDS encoding DUF5519 family protein — encoded protein: MSIKGAQERITKAVTSWAGVTVQPHRFGGVEYVIGKREIGHIHGDHMVDIPFPKKVRDVLVAAGRAQPHHLLPETGWISFYLQQEDDVEKAIALFRESVEIAQKQKPKTIEV
- a CDS encoding MarR family transcriptional regulator, which encodes MPTHYSGTRAEMRTLDTFIKLTRCTNSLLARLAERNSIGDLTYSQFAVLESLYHLGHMTQGEISSKVLKSGSNMTTVIDNLERDGLVRRERDEKDRRVIHVHLTEAGTSKIEAVLPGHVAVLVDEFSILTVKELETLGELCKKLGKGRASE
- a CDS encoding DUF998 domain-containing protein, which gives rise to MKRVILLGPILFASVLTILTLVNYEFLLSLGWHPINDPTFDWPSGLALGRFGWIMTLTFIATGFIMTLFARRLFLDLKPGIASKLGATLMAFAGLFLAALAFTTDPTIRDYPATWHGRLHDLSFVLLGLSLFPAMIVLGFAFRADERWKNLSLYTWGTLALAGPAFFIKGAAFYLFLLAILVWNEIAAIRLNSQS
- a CDS encoding DUF2277 domain-containing protein, whose protein sequence is MCRSIKPLRNMDHPVTEQEIYEAALQYVRKVSGYRKPSKVNEEAFNKAIEEVAASTRKMLGLLTTKTLQEKS